TAAAATGCTAAATGAATCACAAAGATACAGCCTGATTGAAAAATACAATTTAGTGGATTCTCCACATGAGCTGACTTATGATAGAATAACCGAAGAAATCGCCAGGCAATTTGATGCTTATGGGGCTACTATTTCTATATTTTCACAAGCTAAGGTTTGGTTCAAATCCAGGTATGGCATCTATGTGGATCATATTAGCCCAGAACATTCTCTCGCGTTGGAAATGGCTGAAAATCAACTTCCCTACTTGGTAATTGAGGATTTCAGCAAAAATGAGCAATACAAAAACCACTATCTGCATAACACCTTAGGCAATAAATTCTTCGTTTCGGTTCCTATTGTACTGGAGAATGAAATTATGGTAGGAGGACTATGCGTATTTGACTCCAAACCGCACCAGCTATCCGAAAAACAGCTCGAATACCTGAAATCCACTGCTAAAAAGGTGGGGGAACTCTTTTGCCAAACCGAAGGCCCTTTCAAAGATTTGACACAGATCACCCCTTATGAGACAGGAATAATCCAAAAAGTATCGAGCATTAATGACTTTGGAGGTTTTCATTTGAATACCAGCTCCAATGAATTGATCTGGAATCCTGTCAACAATCAATTGCTGAAATTAAAAGTGGGCTGGTCCCCGAGGTTTAATGATCTGATCAACCCTACTTTTTCCAAGCAACTCAAAGCGAATAAAGATGTGTTTAAGTTAATGATTGACCTTCAGGCTTTGATCAGCAATGATAAACTTACGCAGCACGCCAGACTTTACACTTTAGAATTTGCACTGCAAAAACCCCTTCACCTAAACGTGATCTACCAAAGAAACGGGGATCACATCCATGTGCTCTTTAAGAATGAGAGTAGATTTTTGGAACTGGCCCATCAGGACTCCAAGAATAAAAGTTTTCTGAAAGAGGTAGAATCCATCTCAAAAATCGGAGGATGGGAATTTGACTTGGAAAGTAGCGGATTTAGATTTTCTAAAAATGCTGCAAAAATCCTAGATATCGCATCCAAACCTACGGCATCTCTAGAATCACTCGATATGGAGCATAAAGTCAAGGATTTCCAGGCACTGAAAAATGGTTTTAGAAATTCAGTATTAAACAAAACTGAATATTCAGGCGATCACAATTTTAAGCTTCCAGGCCAGCCAAACAAGATCCTCAGGGTTCAGGGTAAACCTATATTCATAGATTCAACCTGCAATAGAATAGTGGGTACAATTCAGGATATTACCGAGGATAAAGCACAACTTGAGCTGGTTTCTATCCTCAAGACTAATGTAGAAAAACAGGTGAGTTTTTATAAATCCCTGATCAACAATAACAATATCTACATTTTGCAGCTACAGCCTGAGGGGAAGTTGATTTTTTCCAATAAACATTACAATCAGGTATTTGCCAAAGGAAAATCAGAGGAAGAGTTATTTGGTCAAAATGAACTGGAAAGCTACTCTGCAAAAAACAGAAGCAAGATCAAATCCATTATCTCAAGGTGTTTGGAAGCGCCCGGAACCTCATTTTCTCTCTACTTGGATCGAGTGGACAGCAAAGGAGAACACAAACTCACGCAATGGGATTGCTGTACTATTGGAAGCGAAGATGCGAAACAGGACATACTGCTCATAGGCATAGATATCACCCAGCTGAAAAAGAGTAAGGAAAAACTCGAACAGCTAGTGGAAAAAATCTACCAGCAGCAGGAAAGGTCTCTGGAGTTTGGCAAGATAGTCAACCATAATGTACGCTCGCAGGTCGCTAATCTGCAAGGACTTATCCAACTTATGGATCTCATGCAGACTCCAGAAGAGAAAATGGAATATTTCAACCATCTGGAAACTACAGTCAATAACCTTAATAATATTACAAATATAGTTTCCTTGGTATTGGCGATTCAGAATAACTTCAATTATGAAAAAACAACCATACATTTAGAAGACCTGGTAGATGAAATTCTCTCCGACTTTTGGAAGGAAATGATCCAGCATGCTATACAGATAGACCTGGATATTCCGGAGGGATTTACGCTGACTACCAATAAGGATTACCTGGAAATCATATTACAGGAACTGATCAATAATGCAATAAAATTCAGAAATCCAGCCAAGAAGCTTAAGTTAAGCATACGAGCAAAAAGAACTGAAAACCAATCCGTTATAGAAGTTAGAGATAATGGAATCGGAATAGACCTCAATTTGTACAAGAACAGAATTTTTAAGCTGTACGATACCCTTTCTCCCTCCACCAACTTCAAAGGAACAGGGCTTTACCTCTCCAAGGTCAGAATCAACTCCATGGGAGGTACTATCAGACTGGCCTCGAAACCTATGGAAGGAACCGCAGTATTTATAGAATTGCCTGATGAAGAAAATTAATATCATAATAGTTGACGATGATGCCCTATGCATTCTCATAGCCAAAAAGCTGATCGAAAAGTATTTCCCTACCGAAATCCTTAAATCTATCGAGGCAATCAGCGATCCCAAAGTGGGGTTGGAACTAATTGAAAAACACTTGCAGGAGGACCAAAAAGAGGATTCTAATCCTATGGTACTTTACGTGCTCCTAGATATCAGCATGCCGGAAATAGACGGCTGGATGTTTTTGGAAAAACTCAGTAAAATAGATCCTGAAAACATCGTTAAAGTTTTTATGCATAGTTCTTCTGTAGATATTGCTGACAAAAACAAGGCTTTGCAATACGAAAGAGTGGTCCATTATTTCCACAAGCCACTCAATCAAGCTAAAATTGAAGTGCTTTACGAGAAAATCCGAAAACTGAACTAATACCTACAAACCATTCAGCATCAACTAAACGCTTACTGAAGAGAGACAAAAGCTGGTAACTCCTTTTCAATTGCTAAAAAATGAGTCAATTCATGACTGCTATTATGCAGGGGAAAAATGGAGATCTCACATAAGTATGCTTCCCCATTATTCCTATAATTAACCAAGGAACCCGAAAATGGTATTTCAGCAGAAAGCTTCGCTCTGATTTGATTTCTGGTAGTCAAAGAAGTTGATTTTCCCTGAAGGAAAGTAGGTTTTTTGCCAATAGCAAAATCAGGTGAATATCCGGTCATCGCCTGAAATCCAGGATTCACATAAACGATATTTTGATCCAGATCAGTCAAAACCAATGCCTCGTAAGGAGTGGACAGTTCCCTTCTCAAGTCAATGCTCCAGGAATACTCCCTTGCAAACTTCATGAGCAACTGTAATTCCTCTGATTTTTGCTGCTTGACCCGATAATAGGGACTACTGATATCCCAACTCAGCAATGGTACACGCTTAACTTCACTTTTCCTTCTCATGTGATTTTACTGTTTCATTTAGGGTTATCGAAATGCTTTGAACCAAAATGCCGGCTGAGCTAAACAAAACTCTAGGGCAAATCTTCACCGGTAGTTGCTAAGTTCAATAACCTCAGCACAACCGGAATTTTTGTCGTAGATCAGGAGACCTTATTTTTGATTTTGGTGTAGAGATAAAAAAGCACGACTAAAGCTAGGAAAAACAGAATCACACCCAAAAAAAATTCGATTATCTCCAAGACCAACGTAAGGACAAGAATGGCTCCAAGGATAACTATGGCAAGTATGACTAAGCCTGTTTTTTGCATGATCAATTATTAATATGAACTTTCCTTATCAAATGGCTTGAATTCTATGAATCCCAAAACCAAAGTAAGAAAGTTATGTCAATTTATATCTACGAATTGACAACCGCTGAATTCAATAAATTGTTTAGATACTGGATCTTTTCTTTGAACCCAAATCACGCCAATAATTGAGCTATTTCTACGCTGAAATACTGGTAGTCTCTCCCCTCTTCAATTCATTAATACCAGATTTGGCAGACGCTGCAAATTAGGGTTGACCACAGCCGGATTTTTATTTCATAACTCCTCAAAAGCTATGGTGAAGGCTAAACTGTAGTTGCCCTTTTGCCCAGCTGTTGGTAGTTTGCTTCATCCATCCTGCCTGAACTCTCAGATTATCCCTTAGGCCATACCCTAGCCCAAGGTAGGTTCTGTTACGGTCAAAAAGCTCCACACTGCTACCTGCATTCACATTCTTTTGCCCATTGATGAAGATCTCATTGTAAAGTGCTAAATACACCGCATCCTTTTGCAGACTAGGTTTATTGAGCGGTATATTCATGAAAATATTATATCGAAACCTGGTTCTAAAATCTTGCCCCTCAACCCATCGCTGTTCAAACCTAAACCTATGTGTCAAATAAAACCTACCTCCCACTTTCTGAGGAAGTAAGGCTTCTTGATAGATTCTGTTTTCAAGCACATTGGCACTCGACTCCCCAAAAGCTCCTGTAGAAATATAAGCATACCCAAGTGTGAAAGTAATATTTGCCTCACGAGGAGAGTAGGTGAATCCGGAACGCAGGAGTAGCTGTTCCTTGTCGCTAGCCATATTCCAGGCGCGGTATTGAAAATCACCCTGCATCCCAAATTGACTTTCTTTAAACTTCATGGAGTAAAAATACATGTACCATGCACCCAGTTGGTCCTCATCTATGGCAGTTTGTGCAGAGGCAGAATAAGTAAAAATACTGAGCAGGAGAATAAGGAATGTTTTGTTCATGATGAAAATTAAAGGAATCCAGTTCAGCCCAGAGTCCTGTGGTAGCAATGGCTCAATAATGTGAAATAATTGTGGAACTGGCAATGCATTACACTATGAACGGAATTGGAAGGGTTTCAGCGTATAGAAATCAAACAGCTGCTTCTGACAATAAACTTTAGCCTACCATATATGCTCCAATTGCATGGACAAATGCATCTTTCCTGCGAACCGATATTTCAAGCACCAATCCATTCATCAGGGTGACATATCCACTTTTAGAATAACCATTCACACATTTGAGGTTGATTAAGTGGGAATTATGAATTCTAAAAAAGCCAAAGTCTTTAAGCAGCGCCTCAAAGTATTTCAAGGTTTTGGATACAGTATACTTTTTCGCATTCACTGTTATTACATGGGTATAATTCACGTCTGCTTCACACCTTAAAATATCCTGAATAGTCAAAAAGACATAACCCTCCTTTGAAGGAATACTGATTTTTTTAGAAGTATGGATATGCGATAAGTGGTTCATCAATACTCCTACTCGCTCTTTCAGCTGCTTGTGGTCTATTTTTTCGAAAGCCTTAGTGATAGCTTTATCAAAATCTATCCGATCAATAGGTTTCAGCAGGTAATCTATAGCAGAGAGTTTAAAAGCATCCAAAGCATATTGCTCATAGGAGGTAGTGAAAATCAAACAAAAATCCGGATTGGCAATTTTTGAAAGCAGGTCAAAACCTGTCTTTTCTCCTATCATCACATCTAAAAATAAAATTTCTGGCCGTTCACTTTCCAATCCCTCTAGTGCTGAATCGAGAGAATTAAAGCAGATAACCCGGACTCTATCGCTATAAGGCTTTAAAAATGCCATAATCCTATCTGTGCAGTGCTGTTCGTCCTCGACAATTGCTATAGTCATTTCCATAGTCAATAAGCTAAATTTAGTGGTATGATAATTTCAATAATTGTCCCCGCACCCTCCGGCTTATCAGTGATCTGAAGTTTTCCTTCAAGTCCAGACTGCTCATTGAGGATTCTAATTCTGCTTTCTGTAATGCTAATCCCTTTTGACTTTTTTCCCAAACCTAAGCTTGTTACTTTTCTACCAATCCCATTGTCCTCTACCTTGCAATGCAGGAAATCACCTAGCTTTTGATAATTGATATTAATCTCTCCATTTTCCTCTCTTCCCGGAAAGGCATGCCAAATGCAGTTTTCGACAAAAGGCTGTAATAGCATGGGCGGAACCAAAATATTTTGGGCTTCTAAATTCTCAGCAAGATGGATGGTATAGTTGAATTTAGCAGGTTGTCTTTTATTCTCAACTTGAAGATATAGTTCTAAAAAGGCAACATCATCACTCAAGGATATTTCCTTTTGAACTGAATTTTCAAGAACCAAACGCATCAGTTTACCGAAGCTGGAAAGATAATCCTGGGCATCATCAAGATCATTTTTGAGGATATAATCTCCGATCGAGTTCAGCGAATTAAAAATAAAATGAGGATTCATTTGCGCTCTCAGTGCTTTCAGCTCAGTTTCCGAGACCAATGCCCTAAATTCAGCTTCATTTTTTTCTGCTAGGGCATCTCTGCGTTTCTTGTAAAAATACACTCCGCACAATAGGATCAAGACAATCAAATTAGCTAGAATTAAGCTGTATTTTCGTACTATTTTTTCTCTTTCAAGTTCAGCAAGAGCCTGAGCACGTTCTTTATCAAAATCAAATGCCATTTGCTTTCTGCTTACTGCTACCCTTCGATTCTGGTTGTTTAAGCTATCCTTTAACACTGAAAATCTTTTGTAAGCTTTTAAGCTCCCTTCGAAATCGCTTTTAGCAGCAAACACATCAGACAAAGTTCCCCATGCGGATTTCTGCAAAAATATATTTCCTTGATTTTCACTCAATTGGAGAGATTCTTTTGCTAAAATCTCCGCCTTATCGAGGTCTCCCACTCCAAGAAATGCCATAGCGGCATTGGCGTATGCCGTGGGCTTAACAAAATCAATTTCCAGAGAATCTACCAAATTCAAACTTTTTTCCGCCATTTTAACCCCTTCCTCAGGCTGATCATTTTGCACATAGATCAATGAAAGGTTACTGTACAGGTTGGCAAGCTGAAGTGGATTTGACTTGAGCTGATCATAGTCCAAAGCCTTTTTGAAGTAATAAATAGCCGAATCATTTTGATCCAATGCACCATAAATATTTGCTATGTTCAGGGATGCATTCAATGCTGAACTTTGGCTATTTGTAGCTACCTCTTCAAACAAGCTTAAAGCCTTCTGATATTCCTCCTGCTCATAATAAATGGTCGCGATATTACCTTTTATGCTCCATTGGAAGGCTTCCAATTTCGAATTTTGCTCGGCTATGGCAAGTGCTGTATAATAATAGTCCAGTGCTTTAAAAGGATTGGAATAGCTGTATTGATAGATCAACCCCAGTCTTTCATATGCCACCATTATTCCTTTAGGATAATCCAGAATTTTAGCAAGTTCAAGAGTTTGCAAACCCCAGATTTCCAATTTGCTATCTCCAGGATTTTCAAATAAAGCTTTTTTGAGGAAGTCATTTCTCTGATCAATGATTGTTGAGTCAAGGTCACTGATATCCACAGAATCTACCGCTAAAGTATCTCCCCTTCCCTCAAAAAAACCTTGAGGAATATCTCCCAAAAAATGAAGTATTATAGTCAGTATCACACAAAGGCTCATGGCAAATAAATAGGTTATGTAAATTATGCTTTTAGCACAAAAAATAAGTCAAGTCAACCGATAAATTATTTAAGTATTACATCAAATCATTAGCTATTTCCAGGTGTGTATTCACTAGTTAATTTTATTGGAAAAGCAGAAAAAATGTCCACTCAAAAAATTCAAAGCTATTTATCTAAACCCGAAAAACTATTGCTTGGAGTTTGTGCAGTCCTGTCTATAAAGACAAATATGCCATCCTTAGCCCTGAGGATAGGTTTTATAGCTTTCACCATCATTTTCATACCATTAGCTATCCTGAGTTACCTGATTCTATTTTTGGCTATAGTATCAAAAAAAAGCAAAGCAATCAACTTAGCACTTACAGGCACTCTTTTGGGAGTACCGCTGAGCTATTACTTCCAAACAGAAATGGTACAAAACTGGAGAGGGAGCGGCGGAATAATCAGCTATTTGGTCAGTTTACCAAGCATATTGGAAGAGTACCATAATTATGTTGGCAGTGCTTGGGATATAGTTAGCAATATCATTTTGGCGATGCTGGTTTGTGCTGCTATAGGTGGCACCATTGGGTATTATTTAGAGAAAAACTCAAAAAGAAAACAAGTATGAAGAATTTCACATTTATCCTTTTTTGCCTGCTGAGCACTTTCTTTATAATGGCAGGCTGTTCTGATGGCGATGAAAAACCCGACGAAAAAATCAAATCCGAATACTACTTTCGATTCAAAGTAAATGGGATTTTAGAGGAATACATCTATCAACCAGAAACTCAGATTAACCTTACTGGAGGTAAATACTATAATGAAGAGAATCAACTTCACATTATCCAGGTATCCGGACATAGAAACATCTTTCAGCCTCAGCAAAATACAGTAGTACTTCAACTATTTCATACAGAAGATATTGCTACAGGAATTACCTATTCCAACATATCTTCTCCTTCATCAGTTTTACCGCAATTTTTTGGAATAACCTACATTGACAATGATGGCAAAACCTATTTAGCAACAAATAACAATCCTGCATTTCCCATGTGGGAAATTGCATCTTTCAAATTTGATAGGATAGATGCCACAGGTATGAAAGGTACATTTTCGGCAATCGGGAAAACCTACGATACCACTACTGGTCAAAGTATACTTACAGGAAGAGTAGAAATTACAGATGGTGAATTTTATGTTCCTAGAAATAATGAACTCTAAGTTATTGCTATTACCTGATATGAATGAAGTTGACTAAAATCTGCCGGTACGCCGGCCCGTGCGGGATTTTCGGTTTTGTAAAGGTTCATATTCTCTTGCATTCACTTGAAGTATTTTTAACTAATTCCCTGAATTAAACAAACTCGGCTTTTTTTTTGGACTAATTACCTAGCAAGGAATGGATCTAACCCGAACAGGTCCATTGAACTAGTGAAAAACAATTCTTTAACCCTAAAAACCAAGCTATCATGTCTAAAAACCATGGTCCAAGCATCAAAAACGATGATCAATACGAGGCACTGCGAAGAGAAGGAATGAGTAAGGAAAAAGCTGCACGAATCGCAAATGACCCCAATTCGGGCAAAAAAGGTGGCAAAGCAGAGAATTACGAAGACAGAAGCAAACAGGACTTATATGACAAAGCCAAGGAAGTAGGAATCTCTGGAAGGAGTAAAATGTCAAAGGATGAACTCATCCAGGCATTGAGAAACGCTTAGCTACCTGTTTTTTTCTTCTACAAATGCTTTTGAGGTGAACGTGTGAAAGTTCTCTCCATCTCCCCTAGTTCTAATTCTCCTTATTATAAGAATTCAAATACAAAGGAAATTAGGATCCCTCCTTTAAAACAATGCCTTAAATTAGGTATGGAATAATTTACTGAAATTTCAATCCAATGTACCTGAGCAAACAGTCCGAACTCAGCTACTTAAATGAAAAGCTTAATGGTCTCAAAATCACATCAAATTAGTGACGTGAAATTTAGGAAGACTAAGGAATTCATTACAAACAAACCAAAGATCACCCATGAAATCAAAGGATTTACTGCTCATATTCGTACTTCTTACCTTGGGATCATACTTCCTGGTCAAAGGTTTAGTGGCAGCTACAGCCTTTCTTATTCCTTTGGTTTTTGCAGCTATGTTGACCCTGATCTGCATCCCGTTATCCAGAAAATTGGAGCATTTTGGGGTGGGAAGAGGTATTGCTTCGTTTCTCTGTGTCATATTGAGCTTGGTCGCTTTTCTTTCTATATTCGTCGTAGTTTCAGCTCAAATCAGTAACGTAGCCGAAAAGTGGCCTGAAGCACAAGAAAGATTAAAACCTAGGCTGGAGAAAGCTCAAAATTTCATCCGAGAAAAAACCGGAATCAGTACACAAGAACAGATGCAAATGATCTATGGAAACGCCGAATCAGACAGTACTGCTTCACCTTCCAGTTCAAGCACACAGGCATCCTCAGAGATGATTACCGAAGATGCCAAAAAAACAATAGGACTGATAGTCATGGATTTTTTTGGGTTTCTGGGCAATGCCACGCTCACCTTTATCTATTTCTTTTTCCTCCTATTTTACCGGCATAAGGTAAAGCTCTCGATTCTGAGGTTTTTCAGTGAAGAGAAAAAAGAAAAAGCCAAAAAAGTCATGGCAGAGTCCATCCAACTCTCTGTAGATTTTTTGGTGGGAAGACTAACACTCATCTTATTTTTAGCTATCATCTATAGCATTGGGATGTCCATTGCCGGATTAGAAAATGCCATATTGATTGCAGTGATCGCGTCCCTCCTTTCACTTATCCCATTTATAGGGAATATCATTGGCTATCTTTTAGCCATAAGTTTAAGTGTATTTGGCGGAGCCGAAACCTGGTCTCTGGTCGTAGTTACACTCACTTACGGATTGGCACAATTCGTTGAATCTTATATTCTAGAACCCTACGTGGTGGGTAAAAAAGTTGATTTAAATCCTCTAGTTACCATAGTCATCGTAGTACTGGGCAGTTCCATTTGGGGAATATCTGGTATGATTCTTAGCATTCCTGTGGCTGGTATCATGAAGATCATTTTTGATGCTACAGATGGTTTAAAACCTCTGGGCTATGCGCTCGGCGAGGAGGATCTAGACGATCCCGATGAGCAAGGATTCCTGAGTAAATGGGGGGAGCAAATCTGGAATAAAATCAAAGGAAAATCTAAATAATCCAGCCGAACAGCAGAGGAATGGAATTACTTTGGAATAAGTGCTTTAAGGTCATCTAAGGTGTCGGCATCGTATATGGATTTATCCTTACGCCAACGTACAATTCTCGGGAATCTCACCGCTACCCCGCTTTTATGACGCTTGGAGAAAGCGATCCCCTCAAATGCCAGCTCGAAAACTAAGGTAGGTTCCACACTCCTGACCGGACCAAATCGCTCCAGCGTGGTGCGCTTAATGATGTTATCCACTTGGGCAAATTCCTTATCCGTCAATCCTGAATAGGCTTTGGCAAAAGTCACCAACTCCTTTTCTCCGTTTTCATTCCTCTCCCAGAGCCCAAAGGTGTAATCAGTGAATAAATTGGTTCGTCTTCCGTGTCCTCTCATGGCATAAGTCAGTACAGCGTCTATACTCAATGGATCGGTTTTCCACTTCCACCAATCCCCTTTTTTCCTTCCGACGCGGTAGGCTGCTGATTTTCTTTTTAACATAAGGCCCTCACTCCTTCTTTCTCTGGCCAGTGCCCTTTCCTCTACTACTTCCTGCCAGGAATTTGGGGAAATTTGCGCTGAAAGCTGTAAAACAGGATGATTAGTTTTTGTAACGAGTCCCTCCAGAAGTTTTCTTCTTTCCGAATAAGATAGAGTTCTGATATCATTTCCCTGAAATTCCAGTAGGTCATAGGATTTGAAAATCACAGGAACTTTGGCCAGGATACTTTTGCTCAAATTCTTTCTTCCAATCCTGGTTTGCAGGTCATTAAATAAACCGATCTGCCCATCTATAAATGGCAAAATCTCCCCATCTATCACAGTCCCATCAGGAAGAAAATCCTCTAGTGAGGAAATTTCAGGATATTTATCCGTGACCAATTCATCTCCTCTGCTCCAGATGAATAGCTCAGATTTCCTGCAAATCACCTGTCCCCGGATTCCATCCCATTTGTGCTCAATAGCCCATTCCGATACCTCCCCAAGCGCTTCGAGCTCATCTTCCAGCGCATAAGCCAAATAAAATGGATAGGGTTTGGAAACATAGGCCTGCTCATTTCTACCAAATATTAACTCTTCAAAACTGCTAGTGCCCGGACTCCACTCCCCCATCAGTCTATAGGCAAGCTCATCCTCTGGAACTGCTGTAACTTTGGAGAGTGCCTTAGTCATTAACTTCTGACTGATGCCTATACGAAAAGACCCTGTGAGCAATTTGGTGAAGACAAAACGGGCGTAATAATCAAGCTGAAGCCACATACCTTGTACGTAAGCTTTTTTTTCTTCTTCAGGCTTTGCCTTCAGCAAAATTAGTTCTTCCAGAATCTCTGAAAGTGACTGATCACTGAGATGCTCATCCTGTGGAATTATCAGTGCGATGGATTCTGCCAAATCACCCACGATGTGGTAGCTATCTTCGAATAGCCAAAGCGGAATTTCCGCCAGTTCTGCTGCGTATTGCCGGAGCAAGGTGGTATTCACCGGTCTCGGAGGTCGCCTGTGCGAAAGTATGGCGATGGTCCAGAGTTTATCCTGCTCATCTGCCTGCTCAAAGTACCTTGCCAATGCCGCTACTTTCTGATTGGTTTTGGTAGTGGAGTCCAGCTCCTCGATCAAACTTGCAAACCTCTTCATTAATTTTCCGATGGGTCTGAATTGACAGAATCTTCATTTTCTCCTTCATAACCAGTATTTTCCACGCTTGCTTCATAGCCCACTTCACGTAGGTATTTACTAAAAATATCCGTGTATCCATGCGTACAGATTACTCGCTCAGTCTCGCTGGCTTTGATACTTTGCAAAAGCCCCTTCCAATCACAGTGATCAGAAAGCACAAAACCTTTGTCCGTTGATCTTCTGGCCCTGGCGCCTCTGAATGCCATCCAACCACTGCAGGTACCTGTCTCAAAAGGAACAAATTTCCTCATCCAGGGCGAACCATGTGCGCTCGGAGGTGCCACTACCATATTCCCCAATAGCTCCTTTCCGGTAGTATCCCGAGTAACCAGTTGGGTCTCTGGCAAATCCAATTGCGGACGGATTACTTCAGTCATATTTTCTATTGCGCCATGTGTGTATATTTTTCCTATGGAAGAATCCAGGTGTTTGAGTATTCGCTGGGCTTTTCCCAGGGAATAACCAAAAAGAACTGAGGTTTTGCCTTCTTTTTTATTGTTTTCCCACCACTGATTGATTTCACCAAAAACCTTTGACTGAGGCTTCCATTTAAAAGTCGGTAACCCAAATGTGCATTCTGTAATCATTGTATGGCACTTTACAGGGTAATATGGCACAGCTACCCCATCGTCTTCGTCCTTGTAATCGCCCGTGAATACCCAAACCTCTCCCTTGTACTCCACTCTTACCTGAGAAGAACCCAAAATATGTCCAGCCGGATGAAGACTAAAAGTCACTCCGTTAATTTGAAAACTTTCGTTCCAGTTTACCCCTTGCACATTGATGGCACCCAGTCTATGCTTGATGATAGGAATATTGGAATGGTGTGTCAGGTAATTTTTATGCCCTGCTCTGGCATGGTCCGAATGACCATGGGTAATAATAGCATTCTTTACAGGTTTCCAAGGATC
This genomic window from Algoriphagus sp. TR-M9 contains:
- a CDS encoding sensor histidine kinase translates to MLNESQRYSLIEKYNLVDSPHELTYDRITEEIARQFDAYGATISIFSQAKVWFKSRYGIYVDHISPEHSLALEMAENQLPYLVIEDFSKNEQYKNHYLHNTLGNKFFVSVPIVLENEIMVGGLCVFDSKPHQLSEKQLEYLKSTAKKVGELFCQTEGPFKDLTQITPYETGIIQKVSSINDFGGFHLNTSSNELIWNPVNNQLLKLKVGWSPRFNDLINPTFSKQLKANKDVFKLMIDLQALISNDKLTQHARLYTLEFALQKPLHLNVIYQRNGDHIHVLFKNESRFLELAHQDSKNKSFLKEVESISKIGGWEFDLESSGFRFSKNAAKILDIASKPTASLESLDMEHKVKDFQALKNGFRNSVLNKTEYSGDHNFKLPGQPNKILRVQGKPIFIDSTCNRIVGTIQDITEDKAQLELVSILKTNVEKQVSFYKSLINNNNIYILQLQPEGKLIFSNKHYNQVFAKGKSEEELFGQNELESYSAKNRSKIKSIISRCLEAPGTSFSLYLDRVDSKGEHKLTQWDCCTIGSEDAKQDILLIGIDITQLKKSKEKLEQLVEKIYQQQERSLEFGKIVNHNVRSQVANLQGLIQLMDLMQTPEEKMEYFNHLETTVNNLNNITNIVSLVLAIQNNFNYEKTTIHLEDLVDEILSDFWKEMIQHAIQIDLDIPEGFTLTTNKDYLEIILQELINNAIKFRNPAKKLKLSIRAKRTENQSVIEVRDNGIGIDLNLYKNRIFKLYDTLSPSTNFKGTGLYLSKVRINSMGGTIRLASKPMEGTAVFIELPDEEN
- a CDS encoding response regulator; protein product: MKKINIIIVDDDALCILIAKKLIEKYFPTEILKSIEAISDPKVGLELIEKHLQEDQKEDSNPMVLYVLLDISMPEIDGWMFLEKLSKIDPENIVKVFMHSSSVDIADKNKALQYERVVHYFHKPLNQAKIEVLYEKIRKLN
- a CDS encoding PAS domain-containing protein; translation: MRRKSEVKRVPLLSWDISSPYYRVKQQKSEELQLLMKFAREYSWSIDLRRELSTPYEALVLTDLDQNIVYVNPGFQAMTGYSPDFAIGKKPTFLQGKSTSLTTRNQIRAKLSAEIPFSGSLVNYRNNGEAYLCEISIFPLHNSSHELTHFLAIEKELPAFVSLQ
- a CDS encoding DUF2490 domain-containing protein; this translates as MNKTFLILLLSIFTYSASAQTAIDEDQLGAWYMYFYSMKFKESQFGMQGDFQYRAWNMASDKEQLLLRSGFTYSPREANITFTLGYAYISTGAFGESSANVLENRIYQEALLPQKVGGRFYLTHRFRFEQRWVEGQDFRTRFRYNIFMNIPLNKPSLQKDAVYLALYNEIFINGQKNVNAGSSVELFDRNRTYLGLGYGLRDNLRVQAGWMKQTTNSWAKGQLQFSLHHSF
- a CDS encoding LytR/AlgR family response regulator transcription factor gives rise to the protein MEMTIAIVEDEQHCTDRIMAFLKPYSDRVRVICFNSLDSALEGLESERPEILFLDVMIGEKTGFDLLSKIANPDFCLIFTTSYEQYALDAFKLSAIDYLLKPIDRIDFDKAITKAFEKIDHKQLKERVGVLMNHLSHIHTSKKISIPSKEGYVFLTIQDILRCEADVNYTHVITVNAKKYTVSKTLKYFEALLKDFGFFRIHNSHLINLKCVNGYSKSGYVTLMNGLVLEISVRRKDAFVHAIGAYMVG
- a CDS encoding tetratricopeptide repeat-containing sensor histidine kinase, with the translated sequence MSLCVILTIILHFLGDIPQGFFEGRGDTLAVDSVDISDLDSTIIDQRNDFLKKALFENPGDSKLEIWGLQTLELAKILDYPKGIMVAYERLGLIYQYSYSNPFKALDYYYTALAIAEQNSKLEAFQWSIKGNIATIYYEQEEYQKALSLFEEVATNSQSSALNASLNIANIYGALDQNDSAIYYFKKALDYDQLKSNPLQLANLYSNLSLIYVQNDQPEEGVKMAEKSLNLVDSLEIDFVKPTAYANAAMAFLGVGDLDKAEILAKESLQLSENQGNIFLQKSAWGTLSDVFAAKSDFEGSLKAYKRFSVLKDSLNNQNRRVAVSRKQMAFDFDKERAQALAELEREKIVRKYSLILANLIVLILLCGVYFYKKRRDALAEKNEAEFRALVSETELKALRAQMNPHFIFNSLNSIGDYILKNDLDDAQDYLSSFGKLMRLVLENSVQKEISLSDDVAFLELYLQVENKRQPAKFNYTIHLAENLEAQNILVPPMLLQPFVENCIWHAFPGREENGEININYQKLGDFLHCKVEDNGIGRKVTSLGLGKKSKGISITESRIRILNEQSGLEGKLQITDKPEGAGTIIEIIIPLNLAY
- a CDS encoding PspC domain-containing protein, yielding MSTQKIQSYLSKPEKLLLGVCAVLSIKTNMPSLALRIGFIAFTIIFIPLAILSYLILFLAIVSKKSKAINLALTGTLLGVPLSYYFQTEMVQNWRGSGGIISYLVSLPSILEEYHNYVGSAWDIVSNIILAMLVCAAIGGTIGYYLEKNSKRKQV
- a CDS encoding DUF7218 family protein; the protein is MSKNHGPSIKNDDQYEALRREGMSKEKAARIANDPNSGKKGGKAENYEDRSKQDLYDKAKEVGISGRSKMSKDELIQALRNA